The Spirosoma sp. SC4-14 DNA window CACTACCTATGATGAGCCAGATACAGATAGACAGACGAACACTCGGCGTAACGTTTACTGCCGATCGAAAAGCGAATGTTAGGGTATGGGCTCCTCTTGCAAAGCAGGCAGCTATTTCAACAAACAACCATTCGGGAAGTATACCACTAAGCCCGGAAGAACCAGGCTACTGGTCGGCAGAAACAGATCAGATTAAGCCAGGCGATCTGTATACTTTTGTTCTGGACGACGAAAAAGAAAGCGCCGATCCGGCATCGCTTATTCAGCCGCAGGGGTTGTATGGACCTTCGCAGGCTTTTGATACTAATGCATTCTATTGGGAAGATTCGTGCTGGATTAACCCGCCCCTCGATGAGTTTATTGTTTATGAACTCGATATTTACAATTTCACACCCGAAGGTACCTTTAAGGCCATTGTCCGGAAATTAGCGTATCTGAAAGAGCTGGGTGTCAATGCCATTGTTATTAAGCCGGTTACGCCCTTTCCGGAAGTGCGCAGCCAGACCGATAGTGCTTTTATGTATGCCGTACAGGCCTCGTATGGAGGGCCTGGCCAACTACAGCATCTGATCAATGCCTGCCACTACGAAGGTATTGCCGTTATTATGGATATGGCCTATCATCAGGGCAGTCCTCAACAGAACTCGCCCCGTAACCTGGGGGTTTCCAAAACCCGTCGGCAACCCGCCGACCGAGCAGCAACGCGGACAAACAGGCTTCAGCAGGAAGCCTATCGCCGGTATCTGCTCGAAAATGTGCTGATGTGGTTTCGGGATTTTCACATCGATGCACTTCGGCTCGAAATTGCACATACCATACCCGGTTCAGAAAATCTTCTACAGGAAATTCGAAGCTACACCAATGCCTTAACGGCAATTACGGGGCGTCAGTATTACCTGCTTGTTGAGCAGGATATGCAGCCTGCTGCCATACAGTCGCAGGATCAGAACGACTATGAAATAAACGGCACCCGGCAAATGACCGCCGGAGGTGGCTATCATAGTTGCTATGAAGAATATGGTACACTTATACATCAGACCAGAGTTTACCGGGAAGACTGTTTGTACGATAAAAACTTTTCAGGCATACTACAGGAGTTGTTTGACCGGAAGGCCGAGAATGCGTTCGGAAAACCGTTTGTCATGATTTCGCAAAAGTATGATCAACTGCTGGATGAGCCATCGGACGAACGGATCGATATGGAGCTACTTAAACTCATTGCCGGTTCGGTTATGGTGAGTCCGTATGTTCCTACGCTGTTCATGGGTGAAGAATGGGGCGCAACAAACCCGTTTCTGGGTTTAAGCCAGGTGGAGCCCGGCTATTCGACCGACGAACGATTCTGTTTAATGGATAGAGAGCCAATGCTGATGTCGGCATTGCTGGAAGATCATACGAGCCATACACTGTATCGATACTATCAGGCGCTTACGGCATTGCGTCGCGAACAACCGGCCCTGAACCATCTGAATCAGAAACAAATGGAGGTTTTTCACCAGAGCGGTCATCCAACAATGGTTTTGCATCGCTGGTATAATGAAAACCATGTGCTGTGTCTGATGAATTTTTCCGACAAGACTGAACCGATTGCCATTCCGCGGGTTGGCCGCGCATGGACTAAATTGCTCGACTCTGCTGATCCGGCGTGGTATGGACCACGAGCCTCTGCATTGTCGATCTCAGATACTAACCTGCTTCTGCTCCAACCCGAATCAATTGTTGTTTACAAGGCGGTTGATTCGCATTGATTAATTGATGTCCGTGCTCGTTCGCAAATACAATCGCGGATGGCTAAGTGCGCGTCTGCAATACCCAGAAAAGGAAGGGCACGGGACTTTTGCTAGATAGGTTCGGGTCTTGTTCGTTGGCAATACGATTGCAAACGAACAAGACCCGCCTTAAAATACCCGTCGACTAACTAATCAATGATCGATTTTATGAGCTGCATCGGAACGCCTACCCAGTCGGGGCGGTGGTTTAGTTCATAGTTAAGATCGGCAATGGCTTTTTCGAGCAGATAGGTTTCAACCATCATTTGCAGATCGTTAGGGTCGTCGGGTATGAACGAACTGCCCTGAACAGTTTGCAAATAAGCCTGCATGAAAAATCCACTCATGAAATAAGACCAAAGCTCAGCAAAAGGCATTAGTGTCAGCGTTTTGTCGATTGGAACCTGAATATTTTTCAGGAAACCCTCGTAGCCAACATAATAGAACGAACGGATCATAGCGGCCACATCGCGCAGGGGCGATCGTTTTAGTCGCCGTTCACTGTAGCTTCGGTTCGGATCGCCCCCAAAATCCTGAATGGCGAGATCTTTGCCCGTTAGCAGAATTTTTTCCAGTTGTAAGTCGCCATGAATACGAATTTTGGTCGTATTCAATTTTTTGTTGTAAATACGCTTGAGCATGGTCAGTACGTCATCTTTTCGGCTCAGCATCTGCTCCACATCCTGTCGGACCTCGGGCGAAAGTCGTTGAAGATTCCGTTTCTGGCTCTGGTAGCTTTCGCGAACCAGCGACTGAAGCCCCGAAAAAAGAGAGCGCTGATAGTGTAGCGAGAACTCTTCCGGCGCAAAATCTTTGTGTGTTTTGTTCGACGCCAATGCCAGGTGCATCTCCCCGATTCGGGTACCTAACACCCGGGCCTGTTCAGCCGCCCGATGGCCAATTAGTTCCTGTGCCTCGGCAGGTAGCTCTTCGAACGAAACGGGCTGACTTAGGGTCCCTCGCGGGGCCGATAGCGCACACGTCAGTTGATTTTGATCGCGGGCCAGAATCCGTTCGATGTAGTTGTTAATCCGATCCAGCACATAACTTTTTCCATCGCCGTGGCGGGCAACCATTTCTTCCATACGGCCCAGCAGAATGGTGGTGCCATCCAACGCCATTTCGATGGTTCCGGCCTGGGTGGCAACATAGGAGAAGTTAGCCGTATCGGACAGGAAACGCGTAAGCTCCGCGTCGGGATTGATTGACAGATCGACTTTTCGGTATAGCTTCAGCAGGAAATAATAATCGTAGCTGATGGATACATAGCCATTGCTGTCGGGAATCAGTTTTGGCCGGATTTCGGGGTGCTCGGCTACGTAGGCATCAAGGGTCGCGCTACTCTGGAATAGTAGCTGGTCGGCCTGATGAGGCTCTTTCGAAACCATCTGGGCCAGCAGTGCCAGTTGCACCTCGGTAACATATAGCCCATCGCACAGAATACCCGTCTGGTCGCCTGCCTGGATATTTGCCAGCACGGCCTGAGGGCAGTTTTCGATTAGTTTAGTTGCTTGTGTTTCAGTTGCGAAAGAAAGTGTCAACTGAACTATTTCGGGCAGGCCGCGCTCATATGAAATCTCCAGCAAAAGGGCATAGGCAGTACTATCGGCTACAGGAAGCACCGCATGGTTCATGATAACGATACCGCGCATGGTTTGCTTGCGCTCGCTAAACCAGTCCATACGGGATAGATACTCGGGTATTATTTTTGTTTCCAACGTTTCCCGATTTCGGCTGGCCATCAGCTTCGACCAATCATTGATCCGAACGTAAGGTAACTCATAGGTACTCACGGCTTCGGTGTTGGTTTTCTCAAGCACAAACCATTGATAATCGTGCGGAGCCAGCGTGAAGAAATAGGTTTCGCTGTCGGAAACAGGCGGGAAGGCGTTGTGGCTAAACGCTTCTATAGGCACATACCCTTTGAAACCGGGCAACTCAATTTCGGCTGGTTGTGCATATTTCGACAGGTTAACTACAATGAGCAAGGTTTCGCCGTCGTAGGTACGCGTAAAAGCCAACACTTTAGGGTTCTCAACATTCAGAAAGGTCATGTCGCCCCGCCCAAACGCCTTATATTTTTTGCGCAGGTTAATCATGCGTTTCATGAACCAGAGTAACGACGAGGTGTTGCGTCGCTGGGTTTCAACATTCACGGATTCAAAATGGTATTCGGGGTCGAGAATGGTGGGCAGGTAGAGTTTTTGCGGATTCGCACTTGAAAAGCCGCCATTGCGGTCGGGCGACCATTGCATAGGCGTGCGAACACCGTCGCGGTCGCCCAGATATACGTTGTCGCCCATACCGATCTCGTCGCCATAGTAGATAACAGGCGTACCCGGCAGTGAGAATAAGAGGCTGTTGAGCAGCTCGATTCGCTTCCGGTTATTACCCATCAGGGGCGATAATCGGTGCCGAATGCCAAGGTTAATACGAGCCTTGGGGTTTTGCGCGTAGGTTTTGTACATATAGTCCCGCTCTTCGTCGGTAACCATTTCGAGGGTTAATTCGTCGTGATTACGCAGAAAAATGGCCCACTGGCAGGTTGGCGGAATGGTTGGTGTCTGATCGAAAATATCCGTAATCGGATAGCGGTCTTCCATCTGCAATGCCATAAACATGCGGGGCATTACCGGAAAGTGGTAGTTCATGTGGCATTCGTCGCCATCGCCGAAGTAGGAAGCTGAGTCTTCGGGCCACATATTGGCTTCGGCCAGAAAAACAATTCCCGGAAAATGATCATCGACGTGCTTCCGTAGTTTTTTCAGGAAAGCATGCGTTTCGGGCAGGTTTTCGCCGTTGGTGCCTTCACGTTCGAATAAATACGGTACGGCATCCAGCCGGAACCCATCGACACCAAGCTCACACCAGTAGTCGATGAGCTTAAAAACCTCTGCCTGAACCAGTTTGCTATCGTAGTTGAGGTCGGGCTGATGATGGAAAAAACGATGCCAGTAATATTGCTGGGCTTCGGGGTCCCAGGTCCAGTTGGAGGTTTCATAATCCTGAAAAATGATCCGTACATCTTTGTATTGAGTCGGATCGTCGGTCCAGACATAGTATTCGCGCTCGGGTGAACCTTTGGGCGCTTTTCGGGCCCGCTGAAACCACGGATGCTGATCAGATGTGTGATTAATAACCAGTTCGGTAATCACTTTCAGATTGCGCTGATGGGCTTCTTGCAGAAGTATCTTAAGCTGTTCGATGTTGCCATACGACGGATTGATGGTATAATAGTCGGCAATATCGTACCCGTCGTCGCGTAGTGGAGAGGGGTAGAAGGGCAGCAGCCAGATGGCCGTTACGCCTAGTTCCTGAAGGTAGTCCAGTTTTTCGAGCAGGCCCTGAAAATCACCGATTCCGTCGCCGTTACCGTCGTGAAAGGCCTTGATGTGTAGCTCATAGATAATCGCATCTTTATACCAGTGAAGGTTATCATCGAGTTCTACGTTATTGTTTGTCATGTTTTTTTTTGATTAAGCCCCCTTTTCTGTAGTGTTTTCGAAAGCACTGCCAGCAATGGGTTCGTTAACATGCACCGTTGAGGTAAGAATCCGCTTATAATCTGCTTAAAAGTTGCTTAGAGCAGAATATGGGATAGTAGACTAATAACACCTGAACCTGGGTAAGGGTTAGGCCGATGAGTAAGTAAGTGCCAATTTCCGACTGACGAATCGCGATTCTTTTCATGCTATGATCTAACCAAATTCTAAGGTTTTATTAAGGTTTCATTAAGGGTTTAGGGGTTATTCTTTTCAGAGCCAATGGCAATTGTTCTGGTGGTTAACCGGCAGAGACTTGCAGAATCTGGACCTACTCGCATAACATTATGGAAACACTGCTTACTTTTCTGCAGCCAGGAGGGCTGAATGAACCGCCGTTTACCATCAATGATGCTCTGACATTGTTCTGGCGAACAGTGCGGTCCTTTCTGAAAGGAACAGTGTCGCATTTGCCTTATTTACTGGTTGGTATCGTTGTCTTCCTGTTTTTCTGGCTACTGGCTAAACTGCTTCGAAAACTCATTGCCAAAGTGGCTGCTCATACGATCGATAGCTCGCTGGCCAATCTGTTAAGCCGGATTATGGGTATGCTCATAACAATTTTTGGCTTTCTGGCAGCCTGTGTAGTTATTTTTCCCACGTTCAAACCCGGCGATGTTATTGCTGGACTTGGTATTACTTCCGTTGCCATCGGGTTCGCCTTCAAGGATATTCTGCAAAACTTCTTCGCAGGATTACTGATTCTGTGGCGTCGGCCCTTTGTGGTAGGCGACCAGATTCGGGTGAAAGAGTTTGAAGGAACCGTTGAAGTTATCAACACCCGATCGACCCGCCTGAAAACCTACGATGGCGAACGGGCTATTCTGCCCAATGGCGATGTGTATACGAGTGCCATTCTGGTTCGAACGGCTTACGATAAGCGTCGGATTAAGTTTGTGGTAGGCATTGGCTACGATGATTCACTTGAAGAGGCCCGGCGGGTGATTCATCAGGTGCTGGCGAGTATCGACGGCGTTTTGTCGGACCCTGGCCCCTGGGTTTATGTATCCGAACTGGCCGACTCCTCGGTAAACCTGACGGTTTATTTCTGGACCGAATCACATCAGGCGAATGTGCTGAAAGTCAGCGATCAGGTAGTAACCGGCATTAAGCTCGCCCTCGACAAGGCCAATATCGATATGCCTTACCCGCATACGGTGGTTATGATGGATAGTGATGCCGTTTCTAATTCTAATTGGCAACCTCAACGCAGTAGCCAACCGGTTTCACTGCCAAACAATAATGGTAGATAAACGTATGTCGTCAGGTAGTACACCGATAAATATGGCTGGATCAGAAGAGAAACAACGACCTTATGCCCGAAAAGTAGCAGTATTCTGGTTTGTAGGCCTGCTTGTGGCAGCCTTATTCATACTGGTTGGCTATGCGGCCCAATTCTTTTTTCTGGTGTTTGGCGGTATTCTGTTTGCCGTCGTCATAAATGCCTTAAGCTGCTTTGTGAGCCATAAAACGAGCTTGAGCTATTCGCTCAGCATGACCCTGGTAGCCGTACTGATTCTGCTGCTGGTAGGTACAACGGGTTGGCTGCTGGCACCAACCGTTAGCCGACAGGCCAATCAGTTGAGTCAGTCGCTCCCCCAATCATTTGACCGGCTGAAAACGTCAATAGCATCAACCGATTGGGGGCAGAGCCTGCTGGAAGGTATACCTCAGCAACCCTCCGATCTGTTTTCGGGGAGTTCGAGCAAAGGTGTGTTGTCGCAGTTAACCGGCATTGTGTCGTCTACGCTGGGAGCGTTGGTCAATGTGCTGATCGTGATCATTACGGGGTTGTATCTGGCATCGAGCCCTACCGTATATCGCGACGGCTTTGTCCGGTTGTTTACGCCTTCCTTCCGCAATCATATTCGGGAGGTGATGGATAAGTGCTACGAAACCATTAAAAACTGGTTCATTAGCCGATCGATCAGCATGGTGGTTGTGGGCGTGGCTACGAGTGTGGGACTGGCCATTATGGGTGTACCCTTTGCTATTATATTAGGCATTCTGGCAGGGGTGCTCAACTTTATACCAAACCTGGGGCCTTATCTGGCCGTGGCTCCGGCCATGCTGGTGGCTTTTCCGCAGAGTATGAGTCTGTCGCTATATGTCTTTGCGCTCTACATGGGCATCCAATCGCTGGAGGGATATATTCTCACACCTTTGCTCGATAAGCGGTTTGTGTCTGTGCCGCCAGCTTTGCTTTTGTTTGGGCAGGTATTGCTGGGGTTCCTGGTAGGGCTGGTAGGCGTTTTGTTTGCTTCGCCAATCATTGCTGTTTTGCTCATTATTGTCGACGAACTATACGTAAAAGATCGCCTTGAGCATACAAAATAAATGGCAACTCAATGCTTCATAGGCTGGTGCTGCATCAGATCGTTTATGATTTTTTCGACTTTGGCTACTGGCATTTTTACCACCAGATGCTGGTGTTTTTTGCCGGATTCGTCCCAGCCGTTCGAGCCATCTGCATTCATGGTCAAGCGTCCGGTTTTGACGGTATAATAGGGAGCATAGCCCTTAATTCCTACCAGCACGGCGGTTTGGTCCCAGCTCATACGCCCGGCCTGGTCTTCTTTGGCCTTAGGGATAGAAATACGAAAAACGTCTTTAACAGGACTGTGAGTAATTCGGGCGTTTTTTATAAGGGGCAGGCCGCTGTGAATCTGCTGACCAATTTCGAAGCCACTCAGGAGCATGGGTGTTGGCCAACTCTCAAATACGGTTTTTGATGCGGGCGTATCTCTAAACACATTGTATTCTTTGCCGCCTGGAAACTTACCCGCCATGCTGACTACTTTTTTTACCTTCTTCGCTACCAGATCGTGGCCCGAAAGTTTTGAGTACTGATCAGGTGTAGAGTTGAGCAGATTAGCCAGATTTGTTAGAAAGCCGACCGTGATGATCGTTACGCTGCGGTCGGGTTGTTTGGCCAGAATCTGGCGGTATAGGGCCACGGCATCCGGTACGTCGTTGTTCGACCGAACAGCGTGCGGGTAGCGGGCTACGAGCGTATCAGACCAGTGTTGAGTATCCTTATCCGTAACGGCTTCCCCTTTGGGAACACCAATCGGAATCGTGGGCCGTCCGAAGTAGGTATTCAGGACGCTGAGTACCTGGGTTACCTTCGGGTATTTGGTGCTGGCAATGGTTGCCAGAATGTTTGCCTGTCCACTGTCGGCCAGCGCATGTAGAATTGTAATGGCACCGACATCGTCGTAGTCGGGGCCCATGTCGGTATCAAAAATAACCGAAACAGGAGCCAGTTTTGGCATTGATTGTGCTAGAGTTTTACCGGTCGTCAGCGTCAGGAGCAATCCAACCAAAATAAGGTGCAGGCGGGTCATAATGAAGCTTCTTTTGCAGAGAAAGCACACTCTTTCGCCAAAATACTATGCCACACATGATTTCACTAAAACCACTTCGCACATCGCCCGACACACAGCTCCGTAACCTCGGCTGGGACTGGATGCTGGGTCAGGATACGTTGCCTTATCTGACCAATGAAGTTGTACTCGTTAGCCCCCAGGAAGTAGAGGCATACTATGAAGCTGCCAACGAACTGTTCGATATGTTTGTGACGGCTGGCCAGCACGTTATCGACAACAATCGTTTTGCTGAACTGGGTATACCGGCCAACCTGATCGAACTTATTAAACTATCGTGGGACGACGACCGGAATATTCATCTCTACGGACGCTTCGACCTGACGGGCGGAATTGATGGGAAATCGATAAAGCTCATCGAATTCAATGCCGATACGGCTACCTGTTTACCCGAAACGGCTGTTGTGCAATTTGCGCATTTGAAAGCCAATAAGCTCGATGAAAGTCGCCAGTTCAATTCGGTGTTCGAAACCCTGACGGGGCAGTTTGAAGAACTTCTGGCGGCTAACCCCGACCTTCAGCCTACGTTGCTACTATCGGCCATGCGCGATTTTCCGGAAGACGATGCCAATGTTGCTCTGCTGGGCGAAGCCGCCAGCGAAGCCGGATTTGAGGTGGAGTTCGATTTTATCGACAATGTTGAGTTTTCGGCCGATGAGGGTATTTTCTGGCAAAATCCTAAAAATGGCCAGTTCGAGAAGCTGGATTTCTGGTTCAAGCTAGTGCCGTGGGAATCGATAGCCGAAGACGAACCTGAATTGGCCACCATTTTGACCGATCTGGTTCGGAAACGGCTGGCCGTAGTGCTCAATCCGGCTTACACGCTGCTGTTTCAGTCGAAATATATCCTGAAAATTCTGTGGGAATTGTACCCCAATCATCCGTTGCTGCTCGAAACAGATACGAAACCATTGGCTGGCCGGGCCTGCGTTGAAAAAGTTTTGTTTGGTAGGGAAGGGGCCAACGTGCGCATTCTGAATGCCGATGGTAGCGAGCAGCAAGCCGTCGATGGCGAGTATAGTCACTACGCGAAAGTGTATCAGGAATACGTCGATTTTCCGAAAGATTCGGATGGGTACTCATATCAGGCTGGCGTATTCTATGCGGGCGATGCCTGTGGGCTTGGTTTTCGGCGGGGCGGACTCATTCTCGACAATGGTGCCGGATTTGTTGGGCACCTGGTTGAATAAAAAAAGTGGCCTGCTATGGTAGCAGGCCACGCTTCAGTCACGGTGGGGTAATGGCAAACCTAACCAACTTTAATTCTGTTACTTTCCTTCCTGATCGTGCTGGGCTTTATGTTGCCGCCGACGTTCCAGAAATTTGGCCCGTTGCTCGGGTGTCATGGCATTGAGCCGGGCCTGCATTTGTTCATGGCGGGCTTTTTTGAAAGCGGCTCGTTCTTCGGGCGTCATTTGGGCAATTTTTGCTTTCATTTCGGCCCGTTTGGCTTCGCGTTGTTCAGGCGTAAGTTTTGGCTTTACTTTATATACCTGAGTCTGGCTTTGTGCATAAGCACCTACCGACAGCAATACAGCCGCAACAGCCACCAGCATTGGTTTTACGTTCATTAGTCTTGTTGTTTTGTCTGTTGGATGCTGCATTGCCAGAAAGGTTTAATCAATACCCAACTTTTTTAGTCATTAATCACTTGTTATTGGTTGTTAACCAGGAAGCTGTTTGCGTTAGGAATGTGATTCTAAGAGTTTTCCACAAAACCCATGACAACGGGCCAATGATTATTGACTAAATTAACGTGCTTTTATGACGAATCTAAGTCTGTATGTGCAGGTTTTTATCTATGTGGCTTCGGGAATAAATCATTTTTGGAACGCGAAAGTCTATCAGACTATTATGCCGCCTTATATACCGGCCCCTGGTCTGATGGTTTCCCTAAGTGGAATTGCTGAAATCGGTTTAGGTATTGGCTTGCTTTTTCCGGCTACCCGCTCACTATCGGCCTGGGGACTCATTTTGCTGCTGATTGCCGTCTTCCCGGCCAATGTGTATATGGCCACATCGAACCGGTTCGCCAGATTTCCGGCCTGGCTGCGCTGGGCCCGCTTGCCACTACAGGCGGTGCTGATCTGGTGGGCATATCAGTATACCTGAATAATGATTGAATTGTGAGAAATTCAATCATTCAATCACCTGAATCCAGCCTTTACATTTTGTGCCTGTCGGTGTGGTTAGCAGGTAGTAATATACGCCGTTTTCAATGGCGTTGCCCCAATTGTTCTGGTAAGGTGATGCGTCGAAAATACGCCGGCCCCATCGGTTGTAGATGATGATTTGCGCATCCGATAGTCCCGTGTTGAATACATCGTTTTTGCCGTCGTTATTTGGGGTGATCACATTCGGGATGTTATCCAGATTTTCGATGGTAACGGTTTGAACGGCACTCAGCGAGCAGCCATTTCGGTAGCTCGTCAGGGTAAGGGTATACTGCCCGGATTGATCGTATTTATAGTTTTCCGGGATGGCTGTTCGAACGGTGTCGCCATTGCCCATTTGCCAGACATACTGGTCGGCATGTTGAGTGTTGTTGGTAAAGGTAAGCTTAGCGGCTTCACTGCAATTTTCACCCACCTGAACTGAAAAGTCGGGCCGGAAAGAATCGTCGGTACTGACGGTTACCTGCTGGCGGCTGGTGCAGCCAAACTCGTTGGTCATGTTGACCGTATAGGTAGTGGTTTTCGTTGGCGTAGCCATTGGGCTGGCAATGGTCGTACTGTTCAGACCATTGGCGGGGGACCAGACGTATTTTACCGCTCCTCCAGCTCTAAGCAAAGCCGACGATTCGGGGCAGATGGTTGTATCGGGACTGATCGAAAAATTTGCCGGATTGACCGTAATTACCCGCTCTACGGAGTCAATGCGCTGGCAGGTAAGTAGGTTATAAGCCCGAATCTTAACCGTATACTGGCCTGATTTGGTAAACACATAACTGGTTTTGGCTGTGTCGGTCGAAATCACCTGACCGTCGATAAGCCATTGATATTGTTTACCGCCAATACTGGTATTCTGGAAGGTCAGCGTCAGGGGTGTACAGCCTGTAACAACACCTTTTTCAACTCCCCGATACGTGTCGAAACCCGCCCGAAGCCGGTCTACATCAAACTTGAACGCCAGGTTATTGCAGTTGCTGCTGTTGTTGGTTTGCGACCAGGCCTGAGCCGTTGCCGGAAAGTTGGTGCCACCACAGGCGCAGACGGCATGAAAAATAACTCCCTGTTTGTTGAAACGTGAGGTGCCTCCATCGACGTGATCACCCCGGCCAACGGCTGGACTACCGACAAAAGTGGCGTAGAGTAGCGATTTGGCCCCTTTTTCGAGCAAAGCTACCCAGAAATTGCTGCCCGTCGTTGTTCGTTTATAGCCATCGCTCGTGATGGGCAATCCGCTTGTGCTGCTGCTAATGTTGTAGCCGGTGCGCACATTGACGGCACCGCCCCAGCCCGACAGATAAATGTTACCACATTCATTGATCAGAAAGGCCGTCGGAGCAATATCGGGGGCACTACGACCGGAACCAATAACGGTTGAAAACAGCGTTGCTGACAGCGACGAATTCAGCGCATGAATAAACTGTTTGCTGCCTGCGTTCTGATAAACCCCCGTCGTTACGGGATACTTACCTAAGGTTGACCCAAACACATACGGGTTACCGTCCGGATCGACATCCAGCAGATAGGCAATATCTTCATTGTTGGTACCCAGATAGGTTAAACGACTCAGTTGCTGATTGTCGAAGCGGGCCACAAAGGCATCGACTGGTGAGGTTGGGTCTGCCGTTGGCTTGATGGCATTGGTGCTAACTGGCATATCGGAACTGGTGGTTACGCCACATACGTAGATCGTGCCCGACGCCGTGACTTTCAGGCTATTGGCTTTGTCGTAGCCAGAGCCACCAATGCGCGCTCCCCAGACCAGCTTGCTCAGGTTGGCGCTTAAACGAAACACAACCGCATCGGCCGCATAAGTGCCTTTGACCGGTAAGTCGCTAATGGGAAAATCGGCCGATTCGGTCACGCTGGCAACGTAAATGTTGTCGTCGATACCTACAACCACTTCGCCCCGTAAATCGTCGCCATAGTTGCGTAGGCTGATTCCGTCTGATTCGAAGCCGGTAGTGTGCCGGGCACCTACACCATCTTTACCACTTCCGCCAACGAAGGTACTGGCTTTTAGTTGCTTGCCATCGGGACTGATAATCGACACGAAAATGTCGCTGCCATTGATGTATTCGATGCTGGTGGTGGTTGTTAGCGATAGTGAAGCAGGGGTTCCGAGTTGGGTAGCTGTTTGAAAAGCCCCCGTCGTAACCGGAAAATCGGGCGACGACGTAGACCCCATCACAACCAGATCACCAGCATTATTCACGATCAGGCTATGGGGCACTTCGGCCGCTTTGCCACCGAGGAACGATGCAAACAGAAGTTTACTGCCATCAGGACTGAACTTTAGAATAGCTACATCGACTTCTCCGCTGAATTTGGCTTCGAATGCTCCCGTTGTTGCCGGAAAATTAGGCCCGAAAACAATGCCGCCTGAATACAGATTCCCGTCGGAGTCGTAGGTAGCGGTCATACCCCAGTTGTCGGAATATGAACCTGAATAGGTAGAGAAAACCAGTTCCGGGTCGATGGTTAACGTTTGTGTACGGTCATAACCATTTGGAAAATGAAAGCCAACGGTCTGTGTTCCGGGCGCACTACCTGCTATAAGCTGCCATTTTGCGGTTACCTCAACGGCTCGTCCATTCTGGCTAACATACGAATAGGGGCGACTTTCGCTTAGGGGCTGGATGCTGGTTTCAATGGTAAGTTTTTCGTCCGTTATTGATACCCGATTGGCTCCTTTATAAACCATCTGTATGACCGACGGATCGGTGCCGGGTTGTACAATGAATTCGTACTTGAGCGTTTGGTAATAGGCATAAAGGCGCAAATCGATACCGGGGTACAGGTCATGGTAAATCACTTCTCCATAGGCTGGCACGTTACCAACCGGGTGCTTGCCGGAAAAGTAATTACGGCTTAGTGTCGATAGATGATTGGTTTCAATCT harbors:
- a CDS encoding AI-2E family transporter codes for the protein MAGSEEKQRPYARKVAVFWFVGLLVAALFILVGYAAQFFFLVFGGILFAVVINALSCFVSHKTSLSYSLSMTLVAVLILLLVGTTGWLLAPTVSRQANQLSQSLPQSFDRLKTSIASTDWGQSLLEGIPQQPSDLFSGSSSKGVLSQLTGIVSSTLGALVNVLIVIITGLYLASSPTVYRDGFVRLFTPSFRNHIREVMDKCYETIKNWFISRSISMVVVGVATSVGLAIMGVPFAIILGILAGVLNFIPNLGPYLAVAPAMLVAFPQSMSLSLYVFALYMGIQSLEGYILTPLLDKRFVSVPPALLLFGQVLLGFLVGLVGVLFASPIIAVLLIIVDELYVKDRLEHTK
- a CDS encoding DoxX family protein, which produces MTNLSLYVQVFIYVASGINHFWNAKVYQTIMPPYIPAPGLMVSLSGIAEIGLGIGLLFPATRSLSAWGLILLLIAVFPANVYMATSNRFARFPAWLRWARLPLQAVLIWWAYQYT
- a CDS encoding glutathionylspermidine synthase family protein is translated as MISLKPLRTSPDTQLRNLGWDWMLGQDTLPYLTNEVVLVSPQEVEAYYEAANELFDMFVTAGQHVIDNNRFAELGIPANLIELIKLSWDDDRNIHLYGRFDLTGGIDGKSIKLIEFNADTATCLPETAVVQFAHLKANKLDESRQFNSVFETLTGQFEELLAANPDLQPTLLLSAMRDFPEDDANVALLGEAASEAGFEVEFDFIDNVEFSADEGIFWQNPKNGQFEKLDFWFKLVPWESIAEDEPELATILTDLVRKRLAVVLNPAYTLLFQSKYILKILWELYPNHPLLLETDTKPLAGRACVEKVLFGREGANVRILNADGSEQQAVDGEYSHYAKVYQEYVDFPKDSDGYSYQAGVFYAGDACGLGFRRGGLILDNGAGFVGHLVE
- a CDS encoding nucleoside hydrolase, with protein sequence MTRLHLILVGLLLTLTTGKTLAQSMPKLAPVSVIFDTDMGPDYDDVGAITILHALADSGQANILATIASTKYPKVTQVLSVLNTYFGRPTIPIGVPKGEAVTDKDTQHWSDTLVARYPHAVRSNNDVPDAVALYRQILAKQPDRSVTIITVGFLTNLANLLNSTPDQYSKLSGHDLVAKKVKKVVSMAGKFPGGKEYNVFRDTPASKTVFESWPTPMLLSGFEIGQQIHSGLPLIKNARITHSPVKDVFRISIPKAKEDQAGRMSWDQTAVLVGIKGYAPYYTVKTGRLTMNADGSNGWDESGKKHQHLVVKMPVAKVEKIINDLMQHQPMKH